The genomic segment TTTGAATATAATAGGAATAACACTCATATATCTATTATATCATACAATACTAAGTTTGCGTATCGCTTCGCCACGCGCATAAACTCACAAAATCCCGCCAGCCCACTTGTCCTTCCGTAGCTTTATGCGAAGGAGGGTGGGCTGACGGGATTACGCTTATTTATCGCGAATTTTCGCGCTCGCGCAATACTTGCTTAAATCGCCCTAAAAAGAAATCGAGATCCCGACGATTAATAACCAGTGGCGGCGCGAGGCGGATAACTTTGTCATGCGCGCCTTTGCAGATAATTCCAAGCTCAAGGAGCCGCGCGCACCAATCATCTGCCTTGCCGGCTTCTTTTGCAAGCTCAATACCAACGAGCAGACCTCTGCCGCGAACTTCTTTAACAAGCGGCGAGCCGGCGGTGATTTCAAGCAGACGCTGTTTGAGACATTCGCCCATCTTTGCGGAATTATCGACAAGACCTTCTTCCTGAATAATCTTAATCGTTTCTGTGCCAATGGCGCATGCCATTGCATTGCCGCCCCATGTACTGCCGTGGTCGCCAGGTTCAAATACATCCATTAAATGTCGAGATGCTAGAATCGCTGAAACAGGATAGGTTCCCCCACCTAGCGCCTTGCCCACAATAAGAACATCGGGACGGACATCCTCGTGTTCAAAAGCAAACATACTACCCGTGCGACCAAAACCGGTTTGCACTTCGTCCAGCATAAAAAGAACGTTTTGTTTTTTGCAAATTTCCTTAACTTCCGCAAGATACCCCGCAGGAGGAATGTGAATCCCGCCTTCGCCCTGAATCGGCTCAAGAAGTACCGCCGCTGTGCACGGCGTAATAGCGCTTTTAATCATATCCGTATCTCCAAAAGGCACAACACGATATGCAAACGTGGGATAAGGACCAAATAACTTATAATATTGCTCCTCTGACGAACCACCGATAACACCTATCGTGCGGCCATGAAAATTATCGCGCGCAAAAATAATTTCCGCCCTATTAAGTTCAACGCGCTTGCGAGTATATGCCCACTTTCGCGCGAGCTTAATCGCGGTTTCCACGGCTTCTACGCCGGTATTCATAAGCAAAGCGGCTTCCATTCCCGATACTTGTG from the Candidatus Spechtbacteria bacterium genome contains:
- the rocD gene encoding ornithine--oxo-acid transaminase, whose product is MSKTSDLVGRIEQSSAHHYKRFSGTVFARAKGAWLWDVEGCKYLDMLATYSAVSIGHNHPRIKRVLRQQLAVVGHAFYFEQEAAYLQILTQVSGMEAALLMNTGVEAVETAIKLARKWAYTRKRVELNRAEIIFARDNFHGRTIGVIGGSSEEQYYKLFGPYPTFAYRVVPFGDTDMIKSAITPCTAAVLLEPIQGEGGIHIPPAGYLAEVKEICKKQNVLFMLDEVQTGFGRTGSMFAFEHEDVRPDVLIVGKALGGGTYPVSAILASRHLMDVFEPGDHGSTWGGNAMACAIGTETIKIIQEEGLVDNSAKMGECLKQRLLEITAGSPLVKEVRGRGLLVGIELAKEAGKADDWCARLLELGIICKGAHDKVIRLAPPLVINRRDLDFFLGRFKQVLRERENSR